The following are encoded in a window of Cyprinus carpio isolate SPL01 chromosome B18, ASM1834038v1, whole genome shotgun sequence genomic DNA:
- the LOC122140393 gene encoding piggyBac transposable element-derived protein 3-like — protein sequence MLYSIQEWTIQHAQEKEHVMALPELMAFIAIVILRGLTKVPSLRDCWSANLGNPHIIGTMPRNRFQDIMRHLRFDDRSTRSDRAKTDKFAAISSVWGSFVTNCITSYNPGLHITVDEQLFPSKTRCCYLEYIATKPDKFGIKFWVACDLKSKYICNVLPYLGKDPSRPSGERLSENVVMRLMEPFLDKVRNVTTDNFFTSLSLAHKLLSRKTTILGTVNKIRQEIPQSARHTDRNEFTTQAFSTTAATLTAYAPKRKKTAYILSSMHSVIQTDNTTKRKPNTVTLYNTTKCGVDVMDQMVREYTVRTGTRRWPVAVFYNMIDMAALNAHVLYQACTGRQERWVDFLVELARELSNTHMCAKKARKEKLLRTQPSTPSPGKRAMCQVKHQCKNNHATVRHVHCYRYTCGKCRREIPWQCQDCE from the exons ATGCTTTATAGCATTCAAGAATGGACTATTCAACATGCACAGGAAAAGGAGCATGTTATGGCCCTCCCTGAACTAATGGCATTTATTGCAATTGTCATCTTGCGGGGGCTTACCAAGGTTCCATCACTACGTGACTGCTGGTCAGCAAACCTGGGAAACCCACATATCATTGGAACAATGCCGCGAAACCGCTTCCAAGACATCATGCGACACCTACGCTTTGATGACAGGTCCACCCGGAGTGATCGAGCAAAGACTGATAAGTTTGCTGCAATTTCCAGTGTGTGGGGATCATTTGTCACCAATTGCATCACGTCCTACAACCCTGGTCTACATATCACCGTTGATGAACAGCTTTTCCCGTCAAAGACTCGCTGCTGTTACCTGGAGTATATTGCAACTAAACCTGACAAGTTTGGTATCAAGTTTTGGGTGGCTTGCGACCTAAAATCCAAGTACATTTGTAATGTCCTCCCATATCTTGGCAAGGACCCTAGTCGTCCCAGTGGAGAGAGACTGTCTGAAAATGTAGTGATGAGGCTGATGGAACCATTCCTAGACAAGGTCAGAAATGTTACCACAGACAATTTCTTTACATCGCTGTCACTTGCGCATAAACTTCTTAGCCGGAAAACCACCATCCTCGGCACAGTCAACAAGATTCGCCAGGAAATCCCTCAATCCGCTAGACACACAGATCGCAATGAATTCACCACTCAG gCGTTTTCAACCACTGCTGCTACGCTGACGGCGTATGCGCCCAAACGGAAGAAGACCGCCTACATTCTTAGCAGCATGCacagcgtgattcagactgataaTACCACCAAAAGGAAGCCAAACACTGTCACCCTTTACAACACCACAAAGTGCGGCGTGGATGTGATGGACCAGATGGTGCGGGAGTACACTGTCCGCACAGGGACACGGCGCTGGCCAGTTGCCGTGTTCTATAACATGATTGACATGGCAGCACTGAATGCACATGTGCTGTATCAAGCATGCACCGGAAGGCAGGAAAGATGGGTGGACTTCCTGGTGGAGCTTGCAAGAGAGTTGTCTAACACTCATATGTGTGCGAAGAaggcaagaaaagaaaaattgcttCGGACACAACCCTCCACACCTAGCCCTGGAAAAAGAGCCATGTGTCAGGTCAAACACCAATGCAAGAACAATCATGCCACTGTGCGACATGTTCACTGCTACAGATACACATGTGGTAAATGCAGACGGGAGATACCATGGCAGTGCCAGGATTGTGAGTGA